The Borreliella afzelii genomic interval AGTATATGAATTTTATGGGAAAAAATACCCAGAACAAGGACCGTTAACAAAATGGATACTAAAAAACCTAAAATAATAACAATTGCGTCAATTAAGGGCGGTGTTGGCAAAAGCACAAGTGCGATAATTTTGGCCACTTTATTATCAAAAAATAATAAAGTTCTCTTAATTGATATGGATACTCAAGCATCAGTTACTAGTTATTTTTATAAAACACTAATAGAAAGTGAATTTGATTTACTTGAAAAAAATATATATGAGGTTTTAAAAGGAAATCAATTAATAAATGATGTGATTATCAATGTTGATAGTGGACTTGATTTATTGCCGAGCTATTTAAG includes:
- a CDS encoding DUF226 domain-containing protein; protein product: VYEFYGKKYPEQGPLTKWILKNLK